One genomic region from Xenopus laevis strain J_2021 chromosome 2L, Xenopus_laevis_v10.1, whole genome shotgun sequence encodes:
- the or52r1.L gene encoding olfactory receptor class I xb242 has translation MTISMSNQTAVTEFILLGFPGLQPNFFLPVSLTMFLAYIVSLIANSTVIILIILREQLHHPMYIIIANLALSDLLFDTITLPKIIAKYWFGAGSISFNGCFFQLFCVHSLGSLDSFIIMLMAIDRYVAICKPLRYHSIINNKVVTLLCWFWWLCAALIGLMIALMTGQLPYCGRNRVENCFCTNAVVLVLACADITLERKKRFIIAWSVHLFPLTVIILSYILIIRVVHLSANNENWQKAFYTCTTHLLVIGLYFIPRLFVYSTSQIPLILPPDLNVLLICLYTFIPHLASPIIFCLRTKEIRNMLGLTFNRLFHLKSEHKSSTQ, from the coding sequence ATGACCATCTCAATGTCTAATCAGACTGCTGTCACTGAGTTTATCCTCCTCGGGTTTCCAGGTCTACAGCCGAATTTCTTTCTTCCAGTCTCACTTACAATGTTTCTTGCCTACATTGTTTCACTGATTGCAAATAGCACAGTCATCATATTAATTATCCTGAGAGAACAACTCCACCACCCcatgtatattattattgctaaccTTGCTCTCTCTGACCTTCTCTTTGACACAATAACATTACCTAAAATAATTGCCAAATATTGGTTTGGGGCAGGGTCTATATCATTCAACGGGTGCTTCTTCCAACTCTTCTGTGTCCATTCCCTTGGAAGTCTTGACTCCTTCATCATTATGCTGATGGCTATTGATCGTTATGTTGCTATCTGCAAACCTCTCAGGTATCACTCCATTATAAATAATAAGGTGGTGACTCTTCTTTGTTGGTTTTGGTGGCTCTGTGCTGCTCTAATTGGATTGATGATTGCTTTAATGACCGGTCAACTCCCTTACTGTGGACGTAACCGTGTTGAGAACTGTTTCTGTACCAATGCAGTGGTATTAGTGTTGGCATGTGCTGATATCACCTTGGAAAGAAAGAAACGTTTTATAATTGCTTGGTCTGTGCATCTCTTCCCATTGACTGTTATTATTCTCTCATATATTCTCATAATCAGGGTTGTGCACTTATCAGCCAACAATGAGAATTGGCAGAAGGCATTTTATACCTGTACCACTCATTTATTAGTCATTGGCTTGTACTTTATTCCCAGGTTGTTTGTATATAGTACAAGTCAGATCCCTTTGATTCTCCCACCTGATTTAAATGTGTTACTTATTTGCCTCTACACATTTATCCCCCATTTAGCCAGCCCCATTATTTTTTGTCTTAGAACCAAAGAAATTAGAAATATGTTAGGGCTCACGTTCAATAGATTATTCCACCTGAAATCCGAGCACAAATCTAGTACCCAATAA